The genomic DNA GGGTTGATGGCGTCGATGATGGAGTGGGTGACGTTGACGAACTCGAGCTGGACCTGCCCGGAGTCGCCGATCTGCATCTGCTCGCCGGCCTCCATCTTCTGGAGGTCGTTCTTGACGCCGAACTTCTCCTCGCTCTGGATCTGCTGTTTGACCAGTTCGATGGTAAAGGGCGTCGCCACGATGGGCGCGTCGTACCGGTGGGCGAGCTTGGAGATGGCGCCGATGTGGTCGAGGTGGCCGTGCGTGGGCACGATGGCCTGCACGTCGCCCTCGATGTCGCTCATGACGCGGTCGTCCGGGATGGCCCCCATGTCGATGAGGTCCAGGCTGTGCATCCGCTCGGTCTCGACGTTGTCGTGAATGAGGACCTTCGACAGGTTGAGCCCCATGTCGAAGACGACGACATCGTCGCCAGCTCGGACGGCAGTCATCTGCCGACCGACCTCCTCGTAGCCGCCGATTGTCGCGATTTCTACTTCCATGGTTCTGTGCCGAGTGGCCGCCCCGGACGACGGGGGGACCGGCGAGACCGCATAGCTGCGCGGCCGACGACGGGTGGGCGTCCCGCGACCGCAGGGCCCGAACGCGGGCCCGGAGGCCGGTCCAGCGGCTCCAAGCGGAGCCGTGGCCGGGGCGTGCCGACCGTCGGCGGGTCGTCGGGCGGATTCCGGTCGGCCCCACGAACCGTGGAGCCGGCCCGGATCGTTCCCGACGACGCTGCCGGTCGCCCCCCGTACGCGTTCCCGGGGCGACCGATGCTCGGTTACCTGCAGGTCCGGAGCGCAGGCGTATAAGTTCGGGGGTTCGACCTCGGAGGGGGGTTCAGCCCGGGCGACACGCCTTAGCCCCTCGGTGCCGCACGAGTCGGTATGTCCGCCGACCTCGCCGAGAAGACCGACCGCTACGAGCGACTGCTCGCCGAGGCGCTCGACGCCGCCGAGCCGGTCGCGCCCGCCGACACACCGCTCGATGCGGCCGCGGCAGAGTTCGAGGAGATGGCCCACTCGTACCTCGAGGACGGACGGCACTTCCGGGAGGAGGAGGACCTCGTGAACGCGCTGGCGGCGTTCTCGTACGGCCACGCGTGGCTCGATGCGGGCGCCCGCATCGGCCTGTTCGACGTGCCCGACGAGGGGCATCTGTTCACAGTCTGAGCCCCGGGACGAACCTCCACCCGGGCTGGCGGCCACGCCACCGCGGAGCCGTCCGCGTCATGGCGCAGTCCCTGGACGGAATTGGGTGAGAGTGTGAACCGAGCGGGGCGGAAACTCGGAATATCGCTTTACAGGGCCTCTCCATCGTTGAGGTGTATGCATCGACGGATATCCGTGCTGATGATCGCCGCGGCACTCGTCCTCTCCGGGATGACGATGGGTGTCGGGGCGGTCGGTGCGACAGCCACCGACGCCGAGTCGGGCGGCTCACAGGCAGTATCGACGACGACAGATTCGGCCGCGCTCTCGCACGTCGCGAGCGCGACCCTGGACAACCAGACCAGTGGCGGCACCACCGTCACGGTCCGGCAGGTCTACGTCCCGGACGGCGGGTTCGTGACCATCCACGACGCCTCCGTCAACGACGGCGGCGCGAAGGTCCTCTCCAGCGTTCGCGGGAGCTCGAACTACCTCTCGCCGGGTAACCACACGAACGTCACCGTTCGGCTGGACGACCCCATCGAGAACACCACGACGCTCGTCGCGATGCCCCACAAGGACACCGACGGCGACCGCATCTACGAGTTCGTCTCGGGGAACGCCGAGATCGACGGCCCGTACACGGCCGACGGCGAGATCGTCGTCGACGTGGGGACGGTCACCGCGTCCGCGACGGTCTCGATCTCCGACCAGCCGACCGACGGCTCCAGCGTCGTCGTCGACCGGACGGAGATGGCCAACGGCGGCTTCGTCGCCATCCACGACTCGTCGCTCCTCGACGGGGCGACCTTCGAGAGCGTCCGTGGCGTGAGCCCGAAGCTGGGCGCCGGCGTCCACGAGGACGTCCGCGTCACGCTCGACGAGCCGCTACAGAACGACGACACAGTCATCCCGATGCCGCACCGTGACACGGACGACGACGGGTCGTACGACTTCGTCACGAGCAACGGCGAGGACGACGGTCCCTACACGGACAAGGACGGGAACATCGTCCTCGACTCCGCGAGCGCGGAGCTGACCGACACGGCGAACGTCACGATGGCCGACGAGGTCAGTGGTGGGAACCTCGTGACGGTCGATTCCGTCTTCCTCCCCGAGGGCGGCTTCGTCACCGCACACGACGGGAACGTCTCGGACGACGCGTTCGGCTCCGTCCGGGGTACCTCCGAGTACCTCGGCCCGGGCTACCACGAGAACGTCCACATCGTGCTGGACGAGCCGTTCACGGACGACAACGCGACCGTCGTCCCGATGGCCCACAAGGACACGAACGACAACGAGCGCTACGACTTCGTCCGTAGCGAGGGCAACAACGACGGCCCGTACACGGACGATAACGGCGCGGTCATCGACCAGGCGACGCTGGACATCGCGGCCAACTTCCACATCGAGAACCAGCCCTCCGACGGTCGGACGGTCGTCGTCGAGCACGTCGACCTCTCCGAGGACGGCTACGTCACCATCCACGACGCCTCGCTCAACGCGGGCGCCGTGACCGGCAGCGTCCGGGGCTCTTCGGAGTACCTGGAGGCCGGCTACTACGACAACGTCACGGTCACGCTGGACGACCCGCTCCGCCAGTCGACGACGGTGGTCCCGATGGCCCACCGAGAGACGGACGGCGACGAGTCGTACGACTTCGTCACCAGCGGCGGGAACGACGACG from Haloglomus litoreum includes the following:
- a CDS encoding DUF7282 domain-containing protein, yielding MHRRISVLMIAAALVLSGMTMGVGAVGATATDAESGGSQAVSTTTDSAALSHVASATLDNQTSGGTTVTVRQVYVPDGGFVTIHDASVNDGGAKVLSSVRGSSNYLSPGNHTNVTVRLDDPIENTTTLVAMPHKDTDGDRIYEFVSGNAEIDGPYTADGEIVVDVGTVTASATVSISDQPTDGSSVVVDRTEMANGGFVAIHDSSLLDGATFESVRGVSPKLGAGVHEDVRVTLDEPLQNDDTVIPMPHRDTDDDGSYDFVTSNGEDDGPYTDKDGNIVLDSASAELTDTANVTMADEVSGGNLVTVDSVFLPEGGFVTAHDGNVSDDAFGSVRGTSEYLGPGYHENVHIVLDEPFTDDNATVVPMAHKDTNDNERYDFVRSEGNNDGPYTDDNGAVIDQATLDIAANFHIENQPSDGRTVVVEHVDLSEDGYVTIHDASLNAGAVTGSVRGSSEYLEAGYYDNVTVTLDDPLRQSTTVVPMAHRETDGDESYDFVTSGGNDDGPVTTNDGGLVIDLAKATVDSQVTFEAQTTSDTNVTVQSATLHDGGFVTIHDASLLEGAVFDSVRGTSAYLGPGTHENVSVSLDSLEESTTLIAMPHYDTNDNQQYDFVTSEGAADGPYVAKDIVVAPATVNVSDVGMGAGNASATVTLNDQTANGQASSVDVASATLSQGGFVTIHDGSLLDGDVFDSVRGTSDYLEAGSHEDISVSLDDPYTESGSIIAMPHTDSNDNEAYDFVSSEGGADGPYTSGGDAVVAPASLTVRSASVTFEDQETEGDSLTVASVTMSQGGFVTIHDATVGDDAIGSVRGTSSYLEAGTSEDVEVSLDTPVEASGQFFAMPHLDTDGDETYDFVSSEGAADGPYVTAESEIVLAPAQVTLADGATDTEMGGDGGSDDTPETTESGGQPGFGVVVAVLALLGAALLARRS
- a CDS encoding DUF357 domain-containing protein — protein: MSADLAEKTDRYERLLAEALDAAEPVAPADTPLDAAAAEFEEMAHSYLEDGRHFREEEDLVNALAAFSYGHAWLDAGARIGLFDVPDEGHLFTV